One window of the Primulina eburnea isolate SZY01 chromosome 18, ASM2296580v1, whole genome shotgun sequence genome contains the following:
- the LOC140820334 gene encoding GDSL esterase/lipase At1g71250: protein MRRGHCCSITVLVHHVVMMGLVVNVFSSTNNINSKYSKGAIDHQIGSNAAQVTTLFVFGDSLVDNGNNNFLNSMAKSNYYPYGIDSNLGSTGRFSNGNTFVDYLGGWLGIAAPPPFADPTTSGAKILGGVNYASAAGGILDETGQHFGDRYSLSQQVINFETTLSQLRTMMTGENLSRYLAKAIAVLVFGSNDYINNYLLPAMYPSSFNYNPSQFANLLLAHYARQLATLYSLGLRKIVVAGVGPLGCIPSQLATGQAPAGRCVDYVNQMLGAFNEGLLSLVKTMNNGTHPGAIFVYGNTYGAIGDVLNNPERYGFRVVDRGCCGIGRNQGQITCMPWSTPCANRNEYVFWDAFHPTQAVDAILAHRAYAGPPSDAYPINVQQLAMINN, encoded by the exons ATGAGAAGGGGTCATTGCTGCAGCATAACAGTACTAGTTCATCATGTAGTGATGATGGGTTTGGTGGTGAATGTGTTTTCATCCACTAATAATATTAATAGTAAGTACAGTAAAGGTGCAATAGATCATCAAATAGGATCAAATGCTGCACAGGTGACAACATTGTTCGTATTTGGGGACTCTTTGGTGGATAATGGAAATAACAATTTCCTCAATTCTATGGCCAAATCAAACTACTATCCCTATGGAATCGATTCCAACCTTGGATCCACCGGAAGATTCTCAAATGGAAACACTTTTGTTGATTACCTTG GTGGGTGGTTGGGTATTGCAGCTCCTCCACCATTTGCAGATCCCACCACTTCTGGAGCTAAAATTTTGGGAGGAGTCAATTATGCTTCTGCAGCTGGTGGCATCCTAGACGAAACTGGCCAACACTTC GGAGACAGGTACTCATTGAGCCAACAAGTGATTAACTTTGAGACAACGTTGAGTCAGTTGAGGACCATGATGACCGGAGAGAACCTTAGCCGATATCTAGCAAAAGCCATAGCAGTGCTGGTGTTCGGGAGTAACGACTACATCAACAACTATTTGCTGCCAGCAATGTATCCCTCTAGCTTCAATTATAATCCCTCCCAGTTCGCGAATCTTCTCCTCGCTCATTATGCTCGACAACTCGCCACACTGTACAGTTTGGGACTTCGCAAAATAGTGGTGGCAGGCGTAGGCCCGCTGGGTTGCATACCGAGCCAGCTAGCCACGGGGCAGGCCCCGGCAGGAAGGTGCGTGGACTACGTGAACCAAATGCTGGGTGCGTTCAACGAGGGGTTGCTATCCCTGGTGAAGACCATGAACAACGGAACCCACCCCGGGGCCATCTTCGTTTACGGGAACACATACGGTGCGATCGGGGACGTACTGAACAATCCAGAGAGATACGGGTTCAGGGTGGTGGACAGAGGGTGCTGCGGAATAGGGAGGAACCAAGGACAGATAACGTGCATGCCTTGGTCCACCCCATGTGCCAACAGGAATGAGTATGTGTTTTGGGATGCCTTCCATCCAACACAAGCTGTGGATGCTATACTTGCTCACAGGGCTTATGCGGGGCCTCCGTCCGACGCATATCCTATCAACGTTCAACAATTGGCTatgattaataattaa
- the LOC140819463 gene encoding DNA repair RAD52-like protein 1, mitochondrial — MAVRRGFSSLKTRNYYFRSFSSAKPRKETIEEEEDDVVETSGIGRPLSQVLKQLNKKVPESLLSRRTQPDGFSIKYIPWHIVNRIMNLHAPEWSGEVRSITYSPHGKSVSVVYRVTLYGTDAEMYRESTGTALVSEEGGYGDAVQKAEAMAFRRACARFGLGLHLYHEDMQEDMQ; from the exons ATGGCGGTGCGAAGAGGGTTTTCAAGCTTGAAGACCCGCAACTACTACTTCCGTTCTTTCTCATCTGCTAAACCACGTAAagaaacaattgaagaagaagaagacgaCGTCGTTGAGACCTCGGGAATAGGCAGGCCTCTTTCACAAGTTCTTAAACAGCTCAACAAGAAAGTGCCCGAATCCCTCCTCAGTCGTCGAACCCAACCCGATGGCTTCTCCATCAAATACATCCCTTG GCATATCGTGAATCGGATTATGAACTTACATGCTCCAG AATGGTCTGGTGAGGTCCGCAGCATCACTTATTCACCCCATGGAAAATCCGTGTCTGTTGTCTATCGCGTTACACTTTATGGGACTGATGCAGAG ATGTATAGGGAATCAACAGGAACTGCTTTAGTTAGCGAGGAAGGCGGCTACGGAGATGCAGTGCAGAAGGCGGAAGCAATGGCATTTCGACGAGCTTGCGCTCGATTCGGTCTTGGCCTTCACCTTTATCACGAGGATATGCAGGAGGATATGCAGTAG